TGACGTTGTTCCCCTCCACCTGATGCCCGGCGCTGGCGACGCCCCAGAGGAAGTCCTGCGGGAATGGTGATGCGGTGGTCATGTGGTTCCTTTCGGTTCAGCGCCTCAAAACAGCGCACGGGGCCGCTCTGCCCTGGCTTCCAATCCTTTCCTGCCGCGTGACCGGGGCCACAATACTTTTTCAATCAATGACATTCTCATGTGAGCGCCCCTTGCCCCCGGCTGATGCTGGTGGGGAGCCGGCGAGCAGCCAGCCCCAAGACATTCCTCCGTTACACATCAGAATGCAAAGGCGCACTACATGAAACTCCTGAACTCCACGGCCCGTGCGAGCTCCGCCGTTCTGGCCGGAGCACTCCTGCTGGGATCGCTGACCGCCTGTGGCGGCGGCTCCAGCCAGGCCACCGCCAAAGCGGACACCAGCTCCCTGACCCTCGCCATCGACAGCGACTCGGCCTCCTTCGGCTTTGACCCGCTGCGCGTTTCAGCTGCACAGCGGCAGTTCTTCGAGGGCCTCTACGAGAGCCTGATGACGCTGCAGCCGGACGGCTCGGCAGGTCCGGGCCTGGCCAAGGAGTTCAGCTACAACGCAGACAACACTGTCCTGACGCTGACGCTGAAGGAGGGGGTGACGTTTACGGACGGGTCCAAGCTCGACGCCGAACTGGTCAAGGCAAACCTGGACCGCCGCTCCGATCCCGCGCTGAGTGCCTACTCAGCCGTGGCCAAGGGCGGCGCCCAGGAAATCACCTCCGTTGACGTGGTGAGCCCCACCCAGGTGGCCTTGACCTTCGCTAAGCCCCAGCCCGGTTTCGAGAAGAACCTGGCGTCCACCACGGGCATGATCGTGGGCAAGAACGGCGTCACGGACACCGCAAGCCTCGGGGCCACCCCCGATGGATCCGGCCCCTACACCCTGGATCCGTCCACTGTGAAGGGCAACAAGTACGTGCTGGTTAAGAACGGAACGAGCCCGGAAGCTTCGAAGTACGCGTTCAACAAAGTCATTTTCAGCGTCGTTCTGGACCCGCAGGCACGGGCCAACGCCGTGGTTTCCGGCCAGGCGGACGTGGCCATGCTGACCTCGAACACCGTTGACTTCGCCAAGTCCAAGGGCGTGGGGGTGTCCCAGATCGGCGGCACCGTCAACACCATGATCTCCTTCGACAAGATCGGAAAGACCGCCCCCGCGTTTGCCGAGGAGAAGGTCCGGCAGGCCATCCAGTACGCCATCAACCGGCAGGCCCTGGTGGACGCGCTCCACAAGGGTGACATCCCCGCCTGGAACGCGCTGCCCAAGGACTCCGCAGGCTTCAGCAAGGACATTGAAACCACGTTCGCCTACAACCCGGACAAGGCCAAGAGCCTGCTGGCCGAAGCGGGCTACCCCAACGGCTTCGAATTCACCATCATCGCCGGCGCCCAGACCCAGACGGACCTGCAGGCAGTCCAGAAGGACCTCGCCGCCGTCGGAATCACCATGAACGTGAAGATGGCTGCCTCCACGGACGAAGCCTTCGCCGCCGTGGCCACCACGCCCCTGGGCTACGCGCCGCTGAACTGGGACAACCCCGTCGGCGTAATGTACGGAGCCATCCTCAACGGCTTCACCAACGTGCAGAAGGCTACCGATGAGCAGCTGAGTGCGGCCACCGGTGAGCTGGCTGCCGCCAAGGACGACGCCGCCATCAAGGCAGCGGCCACCAAGCTGAACACCCGCCTGGTGGAATCCGGCTGGATGATCCCGCTGTACGAGGCCCTCACCAACCAGGCCTACAACACCAAGAAGGTGGCGCCGGTGGAGTTCGCCGGCACCAACGCCTACCCGCTCCTCTCGTCCTACAAGCCGGCCAGCTAATACCCGCACCTGCCGGGCGGGCCCTCCTCACCAAAAAGGAGGGCCCGCCCGGCAAGGCCTGACCGATGGAGGTCACCATGGCACTATTCATCACCAAGCGCCTGCTGATGGCGCTGGCCACCGTGCTGGTGGTTGCAGTGCTGGCATTCCTGCTGGTGCACGCAATGCCCGGCAGCCCGGGCGCCGTGTCCCTCGGGGCCGGCGCCTCCCAGGAAGCCATCGACGAAGTCAACCGGCGCCTCGGCTGGTCAGACCCCCTCCTGGCCCAGTTCTTCACGTGGCTCGGCGCAGCAGTCCAGGGTGACCTCGGTATCTCACTGATCGACGGACGCTCCGTCAGCGCGGACCTGGCCAGCAGGCTCCCCGTCACCGCCTCCCTTGCCGCCGGCGCCACCTTGCTCAGCGGGATCCTCGGCATCGCGCTGGGCGTCACCGCCGCGGTCCGGGGCGGGATCGTGGACCGCATCATCGGCGGCGTCGCCGGCATGGCCGTTGCCCTGCCGGCCTTCTGGATCGGCATCATCTTCGTCTACCTGCTGGCCGTCCAGTCCTCCGTCTTCCCGGCCACCGGCTACGTTCCCTTCGAGGTCTCACCCCAGGACTGGGCACTGTCCCTGGCGCTGCCGGTGATCACCCTGGCCGTGGGCGGCGGCGCGTTCATCGCCCGCCAGACCAGGGCTTCCATGCTCGAGGCGCTCCAGCAGGAACACATCCGTACCCTCCGGGCCACCGCCACCCCCACCTGGAAAATCCTCTATGTCCACGCCCTGCGGTACGCCAGCCTCCCCATCGTGGCCGCCATCGCGCTGCAGTTCATCCAGCTTTTCGGCGGCTCCGTCATCGCGGAGCAGCTGTTCGCCATGCCGGGCCTGGGCCAGGCCGTCCAGAACTCCGTCAGCACCCATGACGCCCCGTCCGTCCAGGGCGTCGTAGTGATCGCCACCGTTGTGGTGGTCGCCGTGAACCTGGTGCTGGAACTCGCCACCAAGTTCCTCGACCCGAAGTTGCGTGCCTCATGATTCCCAACGTTGCCCCCGCACCTGCAGACTCCGCGGAGCCGACGGCGGCTGCCGTCCTTCCCAGGGCCCCGCGCCAAAGCGCGGCGAAGAAATTCTCCGGCAGCAAGCTGTTCGCCTCACCGGCGAGCATCGCCGGCGTGATCTGGCTGGCCGCGCTCGTGGTCGCCTCCCTCACCGCGCCGTTGTGGCTGCCCTTCAAGACAGAGGACCAGGACTTCACCGCCGTCCTGTCCGGACCCACCGCCGCCCACTGGCTCGGTACCGACGAACTGGGCCGGGACCTCCTGAGCCGCATCTTCGCCTCGGCAGCCGGCACGCTGGGGACGTCCATGATCACGGTGATTGTCGCCGTCGGCCTCGGAACCCTCCTGGCGATGCTGGCCGCAGCCGCCGGGGAACGCGTGGAAAACGTCATCAGCCGCGTCACCGAAATCATCATGTCTCTGCCCGGCACGGTGATCATCCTGGCCGTGATCGGTGCCGTGGGAACCAACATCCCGATGATCATGGGAATCCTGGGTGTGCTGATCTCCGCGGGCATCTACCGGGTGATGCTGGGCCAGGCGAAGTCACTGCAGTCCCAGCTGTACGTTGACGCCGCCAAGGTGGACGGCGTCAGTCCTGCCGGTATCAGCCTCCGGCACGTGCTGCCCGGCCTGACCAACACCATCGTGGTCCAGGCCGCCCTGATCTTCGCCGTCGGCATGCTCATCCAAGCCGGACTGGCGTTCATCGGCTTCGGCCCGCCCATTCCGCAGCCGAGCTGGGGCGGCATGATCCAGGGCGCCTCCCAGCACGTCTACGACGCCCCCTGGCTCATGGTTCCTACCGGCGCCGTGCTGGCACTGACGGTCCTGGCCGCCAACGCCATCGGCAACGCCCTCGGCAAGGCACCGAACGCCACCGCCTCGCACCTGCCCTCCGCCGCAGCGCGGCGGCAGCGGGCCAAGGCCGTCGCGGCGATCGCGGCTGCTGTCGCCGCGGCAGCTCCCGCTCCCCAGGATTCCGCGAAGGACACGCTCAGCGTCCGCAATCTGTCCGTCGGCGTTGACTCTGTGGGTGCAGGCAAGGGGGTCCGCCTGGTCACGGACGTCTCCTTCGACGTCGAACCCGGCACCGTCCTGGGCCTGGTGGGCGAGTCCGGCTGCGGCAAGACCATGACGGCGCTGTCCCTCCTGGGCCTGCTGCCCTCCGGGGTCTCCGTGACCGGCGGACAGATCCTCTGGAACGGCAAGAACCTGGCCGCGGCCACCGAGAAGGACATGGAAGGCATCCGCGGACGCGACATCGCCCTCATCTCACAGGAACCCATGCGCGCCCTGGACCCCATGTTCACCGTGGGCTACCAGCTCACCGCCGCGATCCGGCGCCTGCGGGGGATGGGCAGGGCCGAAGCGAAGGCCGAGGCCCTGACCCTGCTGGAAAAGGTGGGCATCGTGGACGCCGCGCGCATCCTGAAGACCTACCCGCACCAGATCAGCGGCGGCATGGCCCAGCGCGTGGCCATTGCCCTGGCGCTCTCCGGCCGTCCCCGCCTGCTGGTGGCGGACGAACCCACCACCGCGCTGGACGTCACCGTGCAGGCCGAGATCCTCTCGCTGCTGCGCAGCCTGGTGAAGGACACCGGAATGTCAGTAGTGATGGTGACGCACGATCTTGGCGTGGTGGCCGACCTCTGCGACCAGGTGGCCGTGATGTACGCAGGCGAGGTGGTGGAGAACGGCCGGACGGACAGCATCCTGGACAATCCGCGCCACCCTTACACCCTGGCCCTGCTGGCCGCCGACCCGCACGCCAACCACGCCGCGGACATGCCGGAGCGGCTGGCCACCATCAGCGGCCAGGTTCCCCAGCCCAAGGACTGGCCCAGCACGTGCCGGTTCGCCGCGCGCTGCCAGTTCGCCGGTTCTGCCTGCATGGTGCCCGTCCCGCTGCTGCCCTCCGGCGCGGGTGACGGCGTGGTGCGCTGCGTCAAAGCGGACGAACTCGCCGTCGAAGGCCTGGACTGGGTGGCCACCGATGTACCCAGTCACCATGTCCTAAACCTGGTGGAAGCTCCGGCTGTTGCAACCCGAACTGTTGAAAAGGATCCCGCATGAGCACCGCAACCTCGGTACGCCCGGAAGCACCGCTGCCCGCTGCCGCCCAGCCGCTGCTGGAGGTCAAGGACCTGGTGGTCCGGTACGGGCGGGGCCGCAAGGCAGCCGCCGCACCCGCCGCCGTCGACGGTGTCAGCTTCAGCATTGCTCCCGGAGAAACCGTGGGACTGGTGGGGGAGTCCGGCTCCGGAAAATCGACCATCGGCAAAGCCATCCTGGGCCTGCAGAGGGTCTCCGGCGGGTCCATCACCTACAAAGGCAAGGACATCACCTCGGCCGGCGCGTCCCAGCGCAGGGCCTTGGGCGGGGAACTGCGGGCCGTTTTCCAGGACCCCAACTCCTCCCTGAACCCCCGCAACAGCGTGGGATCCTCACTGGCAGAACCGCTCCGGCTCCGTGGTGTGTCCGCCGCCGAGGCCAGGCAGCGCGCCGAGGACATGCTGGAACGCGTGGGCCTGCCCCGCGAAGCCGTGGACCGGTACCCGAGCCAGTTCTCCGGCGGCCAGCGGCAGCGGATTTCCGTGGCCCGCGCCCTCATTTGCGATCCCAACCTGGTGGTCTGCGACGAAGCCGTGAGCGCCCTGGACCTCTCCACGCAGGCGCAGGTGCTGAACCTCCTGGCCGACCTGCGAGACGAGCGCGGCCTGGGCTACCTCTTCATCGCCCACGACATCGCGGTGGTCCAGTTCCTGGCCCAGCGCGTGGTGGTCCTTTACCGCGGGCAGGTGATGGAAAGCGGACCTGCAGCGGCTGTCACCGAGAATCCGAAGCATCCGTTTACCCGGGCCCTCGTGGCAGCGTCACCGGTGCCGCGCCCCGCGGAGCAGGCCGCGCGCCGGCAGGCCCGCGAGTCGCTCGGTGTGCGCACGGGCGCGGCCGCGGTGCCCAGGCCCGGCGGCTGCCCCTTCCGGCTGCGCTGCCCGTTGGCGACGGACAGGTGCGCCGCCGAACGCCCGGCCCTTCGCACGGTGGGCGGCTCCGACGTCGCCTGCCACTACGCCTCCTGACCGCCTTTCCTTAGCAACTGACCTTCCGCCACCTCGTGGCGGCCAGCAGAACGGAACACCACCACATGCCACTGGCACCCTGGCAAGCAGCCATGATCACCCCCGACGAAGACTTCGACGGCGCCCCGCTCCTGCGCAAGGAATTCCAGCTCGCTGAGGGGCACGGTGCAGTCGCCAAGGCGACGTTGCGGGCCACTGCCTACGGCATTTACGAGGCGCTGATCAATGGGGTTCCGGTGGGTAACGACGTGCTGAGCCCCGGCTGGAGCTCGTACGAGTGGCGGCTCCGCTACCGCAGCTACGACGTGACGGCGCTGGTGCAGCCCACCACCGTCCTGGGCGTCGAGTTGGGCAATGGCTGGTACCGCGGGCGCCTCGCCTGGCATGGCATGTCCAATCTCTATGGGAGTGAGCTGGGCTTCTTCGGGCAGTTGGACATCGAATTCGAGGACGGTTACGTCCAGTCCGTCGCTTCGGATTCCTCCTGGCAGTCCGGCCCCTCCGCCACCACCTTCAACGACCTCTATGACGGCCAGACCATCGACGCCCGCCGGAACCAGCCCGGCTGGGCGGAGCCAGGCTTTGACGCCGGCACGCCTGCCGGTTGGGCCGGCGTGCACACGCTGGAGTTCGACGTCGACCGGCTGGCCGAGCCGGTGGGCCCGCCCGTGGTGCGCACCGCCGTCGTCAACCCCCAGCAAATCTTCACGTCACCCAGCGGCAAGGTGCTCGTGGACTTCGGCCAGAACCTGGTGGGCTGGCTGCGGTTCACCGTGAAAGGCGAGGCCGGGCAGGTTATTACGGTGCGCCACGCCGAAGTACTGGAGGACGGCGAGCTCGGCGTCCGCCCGCTGCGCTCCGCCAAGGCCGCGGACACGTTCATCCTGTCCGGCGGCGAGGACTTCTTTGAGCCCACCAAGACGTTCCACGGCTTCCGCTACGCCGAGGTTTCCGGCTGGCCGGGCACGTTGACCGCGGACTCGCTGGAGGCCGTGGTGGTCCACTCCGATCTGGAACGAACCGGCACGTTCGAGTGCTCCAACGAGCTGGTGAACCAGCTGCACCGCAACATCGTCTGGGGCCTGCGGGGCAACTTCCTGGACCTGCCCACGGACTGTCCGCAGCGTGATGAGAGGCTCGGCTGGACCGGCGACATCGGTGTTTTCGCGCCGACCGCGGCGTTCCTCTACGACGTCAAGGGCTTCCTGCAGGACTGGCTGCTGGACCTGGCTGCCGAGCAGAAAGCGGCGGACGGCCTGGTGCCCATCACCGTCCCTGATGCCCTCAAGTACTGCCCGCAGCCGGCCGAGTTCCCGTCGCCGGAATCATCAGCCCTGTGGAGCGAAGCCTCCGTCTGGGTGCCGTGGGCGCTGTGGGAGGCCTACGGTGATGACACCGTGCTGAGGAACCAGTACGAATCGATGACGTCGCACACGCGCCGGGCGGAAGGCCTGCTGTCTCCCACCGGACTCTGGGACCAGGGTTTCCAGTTCGGCGACTGGCTGGACCCGGACGCAGATCCGGACAAGCCGTGGGACGCGAAGGCGGACACCGGCGTTGTGGCCACCACGTGCATGTTCCGCACCGCCTCCATCACCGCCAAAACGGCACGGCTGCTGGGACACCAGGAGGATGCCGAGTACTTCGAGCAGCTGGCGGCCCGGGTTCAGGCCTCCTTCCTGAAGCACTATGTTGCCGGGGACGGCACCATCCAGAGCGACTGCACCACCGTTTACGCGCTCGCCATTGCCTTTGGCATCCTGCCCAGCCCCGAGCACGTTGACTTCGCGGGCGAACGCCTCGCCGAGCTGGTCCGGAAAAACAACTTCCGCGTCTCCACCGGTTTCGCCGGCACCCCCTTCATCACCGGCGCCCTCACGGACACTGGCCACAGCGGGGAGGCCTACCGCCTGCTCCTGGAACAGGGCTGCCCGTCCTGGCTCTACCCCGTGACCATGGGCGCCACCACCGTGTGGGAGCGCTGGGACTCGATGCTTCCGGACGGCACCATCAACCCGGGCGAGATGACCAGCTTCAACCACTACGCCCTGGGTGCCGTTGCCGATTGGATGCACAAGGGAATCGGTGGCATCAGCCCGCTCGCACCCGGTTACAGCAAGATACGGATCGCGCCGGTGCCGGGCGAAGGCATCGACTGGGCGAAGACATCCCTGAAGACACCGCATGGAACCGTCCGCGTGGAATGGAAGCTCGACGACGGTTCGTTCCACCTCGAGGTGACGGTACCTGGGGGAGTGGAGGCCGGCGTCGTACTTCCGGGCGGCGGGCAGCACACCGTCGGCGGCGGCACGCACCGCTTCAGCTCGCCAGTTGCGCTGGCCGTTTCGAAGGGGTTGTAGGCGCTGTGGCAGCTGCGGCTAATACAGCCGGAGAACTGCTCGTGGTGGATAACGACTTCGGTGGCGATCCTGACGGCCTCGTGTCCCTCGCACATATCCTCTTGCGTTCCGGCCCGGATATGACCGTCCTGGTGACGACGTCTCCTCTGGATCCGGGACTGGCCGAAGCTGCAGGTGCTGACCCTGCAACCACGGCCGGCCGCGGTGCAGAACTTGCCGGGCAACTCCTGGAGTTGATGGGGCTCAGCGGTGTACGGGTGATCACGGGTGCGGAGGCCACCGGGGTCACGCCCGAGCAGGTGAGCCCGGCGGCACGCGCAATCGCTGAGGAGTCCTCACGCTTCGAGCGGACCACAATTCTCTGTGGAGGACCACTGACTAACATCGCTGCCGCGCTGCGGCTTGACCCGCCACTCGCTCGCAGGGCGATGCTGGTGTGGGTGGGTGGAACGCTGGCTGAAGCGGATCGGGGAGAGTACAACTCAGACACTGACCTCGACGCTGCAACGGAGGTCTTGGCGTCAGGGATCCCTCTTGTGAGGATCCCCTCGGAGGAGTACTCGCGAATGACCATTGCGGTGGATGCAGTCAAAAATGAGCTCGCAGCCGTGTCGGCAGTCGGCTCCTGGCTGGCGGAGCGCCTGCTCGACGTTCCGCCATTCGTGCAACTGGGCGGAACGCTGACGCTCGGTGACAGCGTTCTGGTGGCGTTCCTGCCAGGCGTCGATGCGCCTGCCAGGCGGGTTGCCCCAGGGACAGCAGTTCACGGCCAGGTGGACGGTGCCGCGCTGTGGGACGATCTGATGCGCCAGCTTGCGGCGCAAGGTAGTTAGCCCATTCGTTCAGTGGTTACGGTGGATTTCCACCTCTGGATCGCGTTGTTGCCGCGTGGTAATTTGACCCTCTTACGTCGCTTACAGGGAGCGATCCAGGAGGAGGACAAGCTCATGAGTGATACCAATTCCGCCGGAATGAACGTGGACGTCGTGGACATCCTGACCAGTGACCACCAGGACATGATTGCGCTGATCGGGCAGATTAAGAGTGCGCCCGGGGACGGCCAGCGCAGGGACCTGGCGGACACTTTGATCGCGGAGGTGATGCGCCATGCCGTGGCCGAGGAGATGTACGTCTATCCCGCCGTTGAGGACCATGTGCCCAACGGCAAGGACGAAGTGGAACACGACAAAAAAGAGCACGACGAGATCGTCAAGCTGATGAAGCGGCTGGAGAAGGTGGAGCCTTCCGACCAGACCTTCCTGGAACTGGTCCAGGAGCTCGAAGACCAGCTGAGCCATCACGCCAATGACGAGGAAACCGAACAGTTTCCCAAGCTCCGCCTGCACATCCCCCGTGAGAAACTCGTTGACATCGGCGAAAAGGTGGAGAAAGCGAAGAAGCTGGCGCCGACACGGCCCCACCCGAGCGCCCCGCATTCGGAGTTGTTCCACAAGACCTTGGGGGCGGGCGTCGGCATGGTGGACCGGATCCGCGACAAGCTCACCGGCAGGCACACGGACTCGTAGAGCGGGTGGCTGGGCAGCTGGTGGTAGCTAGCTGCCCGCTGAAAGGAGCCGCTGGATCTGCTCTGCCGCGTCGCTGTCCGGCGCGGGGGTGTAGACCACGATGTGGAGGTCAGGCCGGTCCGAGGGTGACACCTGATGGTGTTCGAGCCGGAGGACGCCCACCGCCGGGTGGTGGAACAAGCGTTCACGGGATTCGAAGCCGAGGATGTCGTACCGGTCCCAGCCCTCCTTGAACTCCGGGCTGGTCGCCTTGAGCCGCTCCACCTGGTAGGCCACGTCCGGATCGCCGAGCCGCTGCCCTGCTTCGGCCCGGAACTCGGCAAGGAACCGCCTGCTGGTGACGTCCCAGTCCGGGAGCAGCTCCTGGACGTACGGGTCCGTGAAGACCAGCCACAGCAGGTTCCGCTCCGGGGCGGCAACATTGGCGATGTTGGGATACAGCGCGGCGTAGGCCCTGTTCCAGCCGGTGACGCTCCAGTCCGGTGCCAGCGCGAAGGCGGGGTTGGGGCCGAGGGCGTCGAGGAGCCGTTGGATGTGGGCAGGGGCGTCGGCAGCCACCGGACCGGCGGTGACGGGCGCCGAATAACCGCCCAGTGACAGGACATAGGAACGCCCGGTCTCCGAGAGGTGCAGGGTCCTTGCCACGGCCTCCAGGACTTCGCGGGAAGGCCTGATGTCCCGTCCCTGCTCCAGCCACGTGTACCAGGTGACGCTGACCCCGGAAAGAAAGGCGATCTCCTCCCGCCGCAGCCCCCGCTCGCGCCGGCGGGCGACGGGCGGCAATCCATACTCGGACCGCAGGGCCTGGTCCCGGCGTGCCCGCAGGAACAGGCCCAGTTCCTTGCGCTTCTCGCCTGCCTCTTTCACGGCATCTAACACTAGTACCCGGGTACTCCTACTACTAGTATCAGCACTGTCTTCCGCCCTTTGGCCGGGTACGGCAGGATCGGTAGCATGCCTCCTCTTCGTTCCCGCACTGTCACCCATGGCCGCAACATGGCCGGAGCCCGCGCACTGCTGCGGGCCTCCGGCGTCGCCACCTCGGACATCGGCAAGCCGATCATCGCCGTCGCCAACTCCTTCACGGAGTTCGTCCCAGGGCACACCCACCTCGCCCCTGTGGGCCGGATCGTCTCTGACGCGATCCTCGCCGCCGGCGCCGTGCCGCGCGAGTTCAACACCATTGCCGTGGACGACGGCATCGCCATGGGCCACAGCGGCATGCTGTACTCGCTGCCTTCGCGTGACCTGATCGCCGACTCGGTGGAGTACATGGTCAATGCCCACTGCGCCGACGCCCTGGTGTGCATCTCCAACTGCGACAAGATCACCCCCGGAATGCTCATGGCCGCGCTGCGCCTGAACATCCCCGTAGTGTTCGTCTCCGGCGGTCCCATGGAGGCCGGCCGCGTGACCCTGACCGACGGCTCCGTGCGTTCCCTGGACTTGGTAAACGCCATTGCCGACGCTGTGGACGAGTCCATCTCTGATGCTGACATCAACCTCATCGAAGAGAACGCGTGCCCCACCTGCGGTTCCTGCTCCGGCATGTTCACCGCCAACTCCATGAACTGCCTGGCCGAGGCGATCGGCCTGGCCCTGCCGGGCAACGGCTCAGTGCTGGCCACCCACACCGCACGGAAGGCGCTGTACGAGAAGGCCGGCGCTACCGTCGTCGAGCTCGTAAAGCGCTATTACGACGGCGACGACGACTCGGTGCTGCCCCGCTCCATCGCCACCGCGAAGGCGTTCGACAACGCCATGGCCCTGGACATCTCCATGGGCGGCTCCACCAACACCATCCTGCACCTGCTGGCCGCTGCCCAGGAAGCGGGGGTGGACTACGGCCTGGCCGAGATGGACGCCAAGTCCCGCCAGGTGCCCTGCCTGGCAAAGGTGGCCCCGAACGTCGCCAAGGACAAGACCTACTACATGGAGGACGTGCACCGGGCCGGCGGCATCCCCGCCCTGCTGGGTGAGCTGAACCGCGGCGGGCTCCTGCACAAGGACGTCCACTCTGTGCACTCCGCCGACCTGGATGGCTGGCTGGATGACTGGGATATCCGCGGCGGCAAGGCCACCGAAGAAGCGAAGGCCCTGTGGCGCGCGGCTCCCGGCGGCGTCCGCTCCTCCACCGCGTTCTCCCAGTCGAACGAGTGGACTTCCCTGGACACCGACGCCGCGGAAGGCTGCATCCGCTCCGTGGAGCATGCCTACTCCAAGGACGGCGGACTGGCCGTGCTCCGCGGCAACGTGGCCATCGACGGTGCCGTGGTGAAGACCGCCGGCGTGGACGAATCCATCTGGACCTTCCAGGGCCCGGCCGTGGTGTGCGAGTCCCAGGACGAAGCCGTGGAAAAGATCCTGAACAAGGCCGTCAAGGAAGGCGACGTAGTGGTCATCCGCTACGAAGGCCCCCGTGGCGGCCCGGGCATGCAGGAAATGCTCTACCCGACGTCGTTCCTCAAGGGCCGCGGCCTGGGCAAGAAGTGCGCCCTCATTACGGACGGCCGCTTCTCCGGCGGCACCTCCGGCCTGTCAATCGGGCACATCTCCCCGGAGGCTGCCTCCGGCGGGACGATCGCCCTGGTGGAGAACGGCGACATCATCAGCATCGACATCACGACGCGCAGCCTCCAGCTGGAGGTCTCCGACGAGATCCTCGCCGAACGCCGCGAAAAACTGGAAGCCAATGGCGGTTACAAGGCCAAGAACCGGGACCGCCAGGTTTCCCCGGCCCTGCGCGCCTACGCCGCCATGGCCCTGTCTGCCGACAAGGGTGCGGTGCGGGACGTCTCGCTGGTCGAGAACCTCGTGTAGGCTGCGCTGGAACTTCCCAGGAGGATCCGTTGGCATACACCGT
This genomic interval from Arthrobacter sp. SLBN-100 contains the following:
- a CDS encoding hemerythrin domain-containing protein — protein: MSDTNSAGMNVDVVDILTSDHQDMIALIGQIKSAPGDGQRRDLADTLIAEVMRHAVAEEMYVYPAVEDHVPNGKDEVEHDKKEHDEIVKLMKRLEKVEPSDQTFLELVQELEDQLSHHANDEETEQFPKLRLHIPREKLVDIGEKVEKAKKLAPTRPHPSAPHSELFHKTLGAGVGMVDRIRDKLTGRHTDS
- a CDS encoding helix-turn-helix transcriptional regulator produces the protein MKEAGEKRKELGLFLRARRDQALRSEYGLPPVARRRERGLRREEIAFLSGVSVTWYTWLEQGRDIRPSREVLEAVARTLHLSETGRSYVLSLGGYSAPVTAGPVAADAPAHIQRLLDALGPNPAFALAPDWSVTGWNRAYAALYPNIANVAAPERNLLWLVFTDPYVQELLPDWDVTSRRFLAEFRAEAGQRLGDPDVAYQVERLKATSPEFKEGWDRYDILGFESRERLFHHPAVGVLRLEHHQVSPSDRPDLHIVVYTPAPDSDAAEQIQRLLSAGS
- the ilvD gene encoding dihydroxy-acid dehydratase, with translation MPPLRSRTVTHGRNMAGARALLRASGVATSDIGKPIIAVANSFTEFVPGHTHLAPVGRIVSDAILAAGAVPREFNTIAVDDGIAMGHSGMLYSLPSRDLIADSVEYMVNAHCADALVCISNCDKITPGMLMAALRLNIPVVFVSGGPMEAGRVTLTDGSVRSLDLVNAIADAVDESISDADINLIEENACPTCGSCSGMFTANSMNCLAEAIGLALPGNGSVLATHTARKALYEKAGATVVELVKRYYDGDDDSVLPRSIATAKAFDNAMALDISMGGSTNTILHLLAAAQEAGVDYGLAEMDAKSRQVPCLAKVAPNVAKDKTYYMEDVHRAGGIPALLGELNRGGLLHKDVHSVHSADLDGWLDDWDIRGGKATEEAKALWRAAPGGVRSSTAFSQSNEWTSLDTDAAEGCIRSVEHAYSKDGGLAVLRGNVAIDGAVVKTAGVDESIWTFQGPAVVCESQDEAVEKILNKAVKEGDVVVIRYEGPRGGPGMQEMLYPTSFLKGRGLGKKCALITDGRFSGGTSGLSIGHISPEAASGGTIALVENGDIISIDITTRSLQLEVSDEILAERREKLEANGGYKAKNRDRQVSPALRAYAAMALSADKGAVRDVSLVENLV